A region of Aquarana catesbeiana isolate 2022-GZ linkage group LG08, ASM4218655v1, whole genome shotgun sequence DNA encodes the following proteins:
- the LOC141106533 gene encoding uncharacterized protein isoform X3, whose translation MFEGSDDPYKGEEIPPEISTDPGDTRDIQIDAKAEEEEDRTVRIKVEEIPMEISTDGRYRRYNTEGLPIVSPDCQVDDDVKSGSLEENAIDPDLHPAPHSADPSSNPSQPVAHHVARTGGETFPCSICGKCFVCKAKLISHQRIHTGEMSYSCSECGKFFFQKSSLKMHEKVHTGDKPYSCSECGRSFSERTNLAKHERTHTGEKPFSCSECGECFTQKSTLIRHEKVHTGVKPFSCSECGKCFTERTTLIAHQRTHTGVKPYSCFSCGKCFAQKATLIKHEKVHTGEKPYLCSLCGKCFTDRSRLANHQKTHTGVKPFACSECGKCFTEKTSLVRHERLHTGEKPFSCTECGRCFTQKSTLVKHEKVHTR comes from the exons ACCCCGGAGACACCAGAGACATTCAGATAGACGccaaagctgaggaggaggaagataGAACTGTAAGGATTAAAGTGGAGGAAATTCCAAtggagatcagcacag ATGGACGATACAGAAGGTACAACACAGAAGGACTTCCCATTGTCTCCCCAGATTGTCAAGTAGATGATGATGTCAAATCTGGTTCTTTAGAAGAGAATGCCATTGACCCAGATCTTCATCCAGCACCTCACAGTGCAGATCCGTCATCTAATCCATCCCAGCCCGTTGCTCATCATGTGGCTCGTACAGGGGGTGAAACGTTCCCGTGTTCCATATGTGGAAAATGCTTTGTCTGTAAGGCGAAACTCATCTcccatcagagaattcacacgggggaAATGTCATACTCTTGCTCCGAATGTGGgaaattttttttccagaagtcgTCTCTTAAAATGCATGAGAAAGTTCACACAGGAgacaagccgtattcctgttccgaGTGTGGGAGATCTTTCTCCGAAAGAACAAACCTTGCTAAGCATGAAAGgacgcacacgggggagaagccattttcctgttctgAATGTGGCGAGTGTTTTACCCAGAAATCCACTCTAATTAGACATGAAAAAGTCCATACTGGGGTAAAGCCATTTTCCTGTTCTGAATGCGGAAAATGCTTCACAGAGAGGACCACTCTCATTGCACACCAGAGGACTCACACAGGGGTAAAGCCATATTCGTGTTTTagttgcgggaaatgttttgcccaGAAAGCAACTCTTATTAAACATGAAAAggttcacacaggtgagaagccgtatttgtGTTCCCTGTGCGGGAAATGCTTTACAGATAGGTCGCGTCTCGCTAACCATCAGAAAACTCACACGGGAGTGAAGCCGTTTGCATGTTCTGAATGTGGAAAGTGTTTCACGGAGAAGACATCCCTCGTGAGACACGAGAGacttcacacgggggaaaagccgttttCATGTACGGAGTGCGGAAGGTGTTTTACTCAAAAGTCAACTCTTGTCAAACACGAGAAAGTTCACACAAGGTGA